From the genome of Actinomycetota bacterium:
TTCCACGCCCACCGCCCCGACAACGACTCGACCTAGCGCCCCTGTGGGGGGTGTGCCCGCAAATCCCTGCCACTCACAACTGGGCGCTGAGGATCACCGCGGCGCGCAACGCAAGCACACCGATCAGGACCAGCCCGGGCGCGCTCACCGACGCGAGCAGCGGCTGGGCGACCACGGCCCCGTCGGCGGTGACGGCGAGCCGGGCGGTGACGAGCCCGCGAAGCCCGGGCACCATCCCCGCGAACGCCACCAGCCACAGCAGGATCCAGGGGAAGCCGAAGGCGTCGTCCAGCGCGCCGTGCGGGATGAGGGTGAGCACGAAGACCACCACCAGCGCGAGCTCGAGGAGCGTGAACAGGCGCTCGGAGAGCTCCAGCATGCCCGCGCTGGCCCGCGCGTCCGCCCGGTAGCGGACGAGCAGGAGAAGCAGCGCCGCCGAGCCGGCGAGTCCGGAGGCGAGGAAGAGCCCGCCGAGCGCCCACGTGTCGCTCCACACCGGCTGGTTGGAGACGGCCAGGAGCACGCCGGTGTAGCCGGCGATGAACAGGCCCAGGACCGCCCCGACGGTGATCCACAACCTGCCCGGCGTACCGTCCAGCAGCCGCACCGCCCGGTTGGCAGGTGAGCCGCGGATCTTCCGGTCCCGCACCAGCACCTCGAGAAACGACACCGTCGCGAAGAGACCGAAGGCCACCAGCGCCCACGAGCCGACCGACATCGGCGACCCGGACTTGAAGTTGAAGCCCTCCGAGCCCGGCGTGGTGTTCCACAGCATGTGCCAGAAGCGCAGCGGCTGGGTGAGGTCCAGCGTCAGCAGGATCGGGCAGGGCAGGAAGGTCAGGAAGGCGGCGTAGTAGCCGACCCGTGCCGCCGGCTCGTCGGAGCGCTCGCCCCACAGGCGGAGCAGCGTGGCGATGAAATAGGAGCCGCCGGCCAGGCCGGCCAGGAAGAAGTAGGGCACGATGTACCAGGTCCAGTCCGGCGAGCGGACGAAGTGCTGGGCCTGGGCCAGAAGGATCATCGCGCTCCCGCCTCGGCCGTTGGCGGCGTCTCGTCGGGCGCTGGCTCCTGGGGCGATACCTGTCGTCGGCGCAGGGCGATCAACCCGCCGAGCACGCCCAGCACCGCGGTGACCGCCGTGGTGAGCCAGCCGCCGGCGTTGTTGCGGCCCGGGAGCGTCGCGTTGGCCGCGTTGGGCAACCGGTAGGCCTCCGGCTTGTCCATGAGCAGGAAGAACGCGTTGAGCCCGCCGTAGACCTCCTGGTCTCGCCCGTACAGGTTCGCCTCGACGACGCCCTGCGAGTGGAGGTCGGCCAGGCGCTTGTCGGCCCGCTGCTGCAGCTCGTCGAGGGGGCCGAACTGGATCGACTGGGTCGGGCAGGCCTTGGCGCAGGCCGGCTCCATCCCGCCCTGGAGCCGGTCGTAGCACAGCGTGCACTTGCGCGCGACGTGCGCCTCCTCGTCCATGCCGATCACGCTGTACGGGCACGCCGAGATGCAGTTGCGGCAGCCGTTGCAGACGTCCGGCTGGATGAAGACGGTGTCGAACTCGGTGCGGATGATCGCCCCGGTCGGGCAGACGTCCATGCAGCTCGCATGCTGGCAGTGCTTGCAGACGTCGGACATCATCAGCCAGGCCTTGCCCTGGCCGGTACCCAGCGTCACGTCGGGCACGTTGTCGATCATCTGCACGTAGCGCCAGTTCTGCGAGTCCAGCTGCCCGGTGTTGTCGTAGCCGTCGATGAACGACGGCTCATGGCCCGAGAGCATGTTCCACTGCTTGCAGGCCACCTCGCAGGCCTTGCAGCCGATGCAGACGCTGGTGTCGGTGAAGAACCCGTA
Proteins encoded in this window:
- the nrfD gene encoding NrfD/PsrC family molybdoenzyme membrane anchor subunit encodes the protein MILLAQAQHFVRSPDWTWYIVPYFFLAGLAGGSYFIATLLRLWGERSDEPAARVGYYAAFLTFLPCPILLTLDLTQPLRFWHMLWNTTPGSEGFNFKSGSPMSVGSWALVAFGLFATVSFLEVLVRDRKIRGSPANRAVRLLDGTPGRLWITVGAVLGLFIAGYTGVLLAVSNQPVWSDTWALGGLFLASGLAGSAALLLLLVRYRADARASAGMLELSERLFTLLELALVVVFVLTLIPHGALDDAFGFPWILLWLVAFAGMVPGLRGLVTARLAVTADGAVVAQPLLASVSAPGLVLIGVLALRAAVILSAQL
- a CDS encoding 4Fe-4S dicluster domain-containing protein, with the translated sequence MAEIVPGQAYGFFTDTSVCIGCKACEVACKQWNMLSGHEPSFIDGYDNTGQLDSQNWRYVQMIDNVPDVTLGTGQGKAWLMMSDVCKHCQHASCMDVCPTGAIIRTEFDTVFIQPDVCNGCRNCISACPYSVIGMDEEAHVARKCTLCYDRLQGGMEPACAKACPTQSIQFGPLDELQQRADKRLADLHSQGVVEANLYGRDQEVYGGLNAFFLLMDKPEAYRLPNAANATLPGRNNAGGWLTTAVTAVLGVLGGLIALRRRQVSPQEPAPDETPPTAEAGAR